The genomic DNA GGGCTGGGGTACCGTGCTCGCGCTGGGCACTGGCCTCACTTGGCCGTGTAGTACTGGGTGGGCACGAAGGGCATCTTGGTGACGAGGGCTGGGTGCTGCTTCTTCCGCACCTCGATGGTGAGCGTGGTGCCGGCCCGGCTGTGCGCCGCCTCCACGTAGCCCATGGCGATGTTCTTGCCCAGGGAGGGCGAGGGGCAGCCGCTGGTCACTGtgcctggggacatggagaggtGAGTGGGGGTTGGCAGCCCCAGAcccctcccctgccatgggcacagCTCAGAGCCATGTCTATACCATCCCTGCTGCCCCCACCTACCCACAGGTGTGCCCTCAGGGCCTAGGATAGCCATGTGGGGACGGATGGGGGGTCCCTCTGATGTCAGCCCCACGCGTTTGCGCTTTGGCTTCTCTTTCACTTGTGCCATGATGACAGCTGCGCCGGGGAAGTCCATGGCTGCGCGCCGGCGCTTCCCTGCGAGGCAGAGATGGGCGAGGGTCGGCGATGACCTGGTCCCCTCAAGCcctttggggacatggggctgctctgcccacCCCAAGGAGGAGGTGGGGACAGACAGGGCCCTGACCTACCCAAAGTCCACAGCAGCCCGGCCTCAACAGGCGTGGTGGTCTCGTCGATGTCGTTGCCGTAGAGGCAGAGCCCAGCCTCCAGACGGAGGCTGTCCCTGGCTGCCAGCCCCGCCGGCCACACGTCGGGGACACCCAGGAGCCGCTCGGCCAGCTCCACCGCCCGCCCTGCGGGCACCGAGATCTGTGTGGAGACAGGGGCAGGGTCAGGGGACACAGCATTACCCTCAGGATCAGAGTGGGGGTGCTGGTGTGGCTCCTGGGTTACCTCCACGCCATCCTCGCCGGTGTAGCCGCAGCGTGTGACCTGGCAGCCTGGCACGCCAAAGACTGTTGTGGTGATGCTGTTCATGAAGGAGAGCTTGGCCAGGTCATctgacagccctgcctgcagcacccgTGCCATGGAGGGACCTGGGGAGACAGGTGGCTTTGGGGGATGGCAGTGTCTGGGGAAGGGAGGTGAAATGGGGAGGACACTGACATCCACGGAACAAGGACCTGGAGGAGGGCAGGCCCGTGTGAGGCCCCTGCTACCTTGCAGAGCCAGCAGCGCGTTGTCTGATGCCTCCAGGTGGACGTCACTGCCGGTGGCCTGCAGCTCTGCCACTCTGCCCTGCCAGGGTGAGACCGGGCTGTTGGCGTGGGGGCTGGACTGGTGCCAGCCCCCCATGTGGCTGCAGCCACCTCACCCTGCGCAGCCATGGACGTCACCAAAGAGTGGGAGGACTCATTCCCACCGTGTGTCCCCACCTCCCATGGGGCATGGGCAATGCCGTACCCTCATGATGGCCAAGTCCTTGTCAGCGCAGCCAGCATTGGACACCACGTAGAGGTGATCTTCTGATGTGTTGGTGACAATGAGGTCGTCCACGATGCCACCCCTCTCATTGGTGAGCAGAGTCAGCGTGCCCTGCGGATGTGACCCTTGGGAGCATGGGCAGGTTGCCTCTCCCCCCTGCCCAcccagggtgtccctggggaccTCTGGCCCTGCGAGATGCCTGGttccccccccagcatccccatacCTGTCCTGGCTTCAGCTCAGCGATGTCCCCCACCACCAGGCTCTCCATGAACCTGACGCGGTCCCGGCCATACACCCGGGTCTGGAAAGGGCCAAGGGGGCGTGAGGCACTGTGGGTGCCCTCCCATCCCcaaccccccatcccatcccggtTACCTGCGGCATGTGGGAGACGTCGAAGAGGGAGCAGCGGCGGCGGGTGTGCAGGTGGGACTGGAGGTGGCCCTGCCCGTAGTGCAGCGGCAGGCTCCAGCCGGCGAACGGCACCATCCGCCCGCCGCGGGACCGGTGCAACGCATCCAGCGGCGTCCGCTTCAGCCCCGcctcggcccccccggccccgctcagcGGCGCCGagcccggggggcggcggggcagcgCGGCGCGGCAGCCCGCCCGCAGCATCCTCCGTGCCCGGTGCGGCCCGGCCTGGCCCCGGGGCCCCTGGGACATGGAGTCCGGCCggcccccgctccgccccgcacaCCGGCACCGCCTcccccgccgccggcccgggGGGATGCTGGGTTCGGGTCCTGCCCGGCCACGGCCATCCCGCCCCCACTCCCGCCCCAAAAGAGACAGGCAGACATAGGCTGGACAATGTAGCAGCTTTTAGTGGTGACCGAGGCTTTCCCGCCACCCCCCCCGGCGCCTTCTCGGTCCACCGAGCGTGGCGGACGCCAGGCCCAGCAGCCCCTTGTTTGCGGAGCCTTGTCCTGCAGGCAGCGCCAGTGGCCGCTCCAGCGCAGAGGCGGGGTGGGGGCTCCGGGCTCTGCCCCCAGCACTACAGGACATGCTAGGACCAGAgccacagcagctggggcaggggcATGGGGAGGGCCTGGAACCCCCCCAGACCGCAGGGACAAAGGCTGATGTAGGAGCAGAGGAGCCTGTTTGGTCCCTGGGAGCACAGAGGGACCAAGTTCCTCCAGCCAGTGCCGGCAGAGCTCATGTGTAGGAGAGCAGGTTGATATCGTAGCAGCCGTCCACCTGGAACAGAGAGAAGCCGTCGGTCCCTGCACAGCACCATCGCTTTGCCGGGGCACACCCTCCAAACGCCCATCCCATCCGGtcaggagcagcccctcctggAGGGCTCCCCCAGCCATGCGGTGAGGCCGGAGCCCCGCGGGTGGGGGGGCAGAACTCACGTCAAAGCGCCCAATGCGGGCAGCTGCCTGGCGAGCCCGGATCACCTCTGTCAGCACCCACATCTGCTGGACCTCGGTCGACACCTTCTCTGGGTCTGGGAGCTCCTGGAAAAAAAGGGTCATAGTGCTGTAGAGCAGGGATGGCCCAGATGGGTTGGTCGCCCTGTGCTCAGGCAGCGGTGTGGCTGGATGGCTGTGCTCCACAGAGAGCTGGGCACTGTCGTGATAATGCCCGCACTCTCAATCTGCCGGTGGTTTCTCAACACGGGGTGAGCAGGGCATCGCACTAGAAAAACAGGCAGCTGGGGAAATGGGTGACCCTGAGCCTTGGGGGCCGTGGCGCTGACGCAGCCCGTGTCTGCTGGCAGTTGTCCAGGGCGAGGACAGAAAGCAGACCTCTGGCTAATGATTAAAAACCTAATTGTGCCATCCAGAGTTTCTCAAAAGCCTCCCTGCACAGCGCTCCCCGGGCTTGGTGGCAGAAACCTCCCTGCAGGGGCTGCTTCCCCTGGGGACCCACaagctcagcagcagctcccaggctgGGGCAAACTCCGCACCGAGCTGCTGGTGGGTGCCTTGTGGTGATGCTGGGAACGGCtgagcctggagcacctcctggcATCTCCCCCAAAGCACCCCTTGCAAAGGGAGACGTGATCCAAGTGGTCACCGAGGGACTGGGTGTCCTCTCCCACCTGCCAGACAACTGAACAGGGACTAGAACCCCCAGACCTGCCAGGCTGGCAGAAGCTTTGCTACCGCCTTGGTGCGAGATCTGTAGCCCCAAAACCCGGCGCCAGAACTGCCCCGGTGGCACTGACAGTGTGGCACCACTCCCTGCACAGCCTGCTCCTACAGGCACCACTCCCCGCACAGCCTGCTCCTACAGGCAACGCCAGTACCTGATCCCACAGGTTTCTGTGGCCAAGCCAGCTGCCCGCTCTGCCCTGCTTCTGATGGACTTTGCTCACCAAAGGCTGCTGGCCAGGCAGATGTGGCTCGCAAGCCGTGAACATGCACCATGGCTGTGAGCTCCCTCCGCCTGCATGCCGCCCTGGCTGGGCAACGTGCTCCCCAGGACGCATGCTCTGCAAAGCGCTGGGGACCACCCAGGCCACCCTGTCCCCACACACCTCACCTGCCAGCTGAGCGACGCTGCACACCCACCACTCCCACAGGGATGCTCCTGTCCCCACACTAGAGGCAGGTAGACTTAAGTGTCACCTCAAATCACACATCAATACGGAGACAGTTTTCT from Patagioenas fasciata isolate bPatFas1 chromosome 10, bPatFas1.hap1, whole genome shotgun sequence includes the following:
- the AMT gene encoding aminomethyltransferase, mitochondrial encodes the protein MLRAGCRAALPRRPPGSAPLSGAGGAEAGLKRTPLDALHRSRGGRMVPFAGWSLPLHYGQGHLQSHLHTRRRCSLFDVSHMPQTRVYGRDRVRFMESLVVGDIAELKPGQGTLTLLTNERGGIVDDLIVTNTSEDHLYVVSNAGCADKDLAIMRGRVAELQATGSDVHLEASDNALLALQGPSMARVLQAGLSDDLAKLSFMNSITTTVFGVPGCQVTRCGYTGEDGVEISVPAGRAVELAERLLGVPDVWPAGLAARDSLRLEAGLCLYGNDIDETTTPVEAGLLWTLGKRRRAAMDFPGAAVIMAQVKEKPKRKRVGLTSEGPPIRPHMAILGPEGTPVGTVTSGCPSPSLGKNIAMGYVEAAHSRAGTTLTIEVRKKQHPALVTKMPFVPTQYYTAK